In Arvicola amphibius chromosome 13, mArvAmp1.2, whole genome shotgun sequence, a genomic segment contains:
- the Cbln3 gene encoding cerebellin-3, with protein MMGTQRHNHKLPLALVLLTLGAGWAQEGSEPVLLEGECLVVCEPGRPAAGGPGGAALGEAPPGRVAFAAVRSHHHEPAGETGNGTTGAIYFDQVLVNEGGGFDRTSGCFVAPVRGVYSFRFHVVKVYNRQTVQVSLMLNTWPVISAFANDPDVTREAATSSVLLPLDPGDRVSLRLRRGNLLGGWKYSSFSGFLIFPL; from the exons ATGATGGGAACTCAACGGCACAACCACAAGCTGCCCTTGGCCCTGGTGCTTCTGACCCTAGGGGCTGGGTGGGCTCAAGAAGGGTCAGAGCCTGTCCTGCTGGAAGGGGAGTGCCTGGTGGTCTGTGAGCCAGGTCGACCTGCTGCAGGGGGACCTGGGGGAGCAGCCCTGGGAGAGGCACCTCCAGGAAGAGTGGCGTTTGCTGCAGTCCGAAGCCATCACCATGAACCAGCAGGGGAAACCGGCAATGGCACCACTGGTGCCATCTACTTTGACCAG GTGCTGGTGAACGAGGGTGGTGGCTTTGATCGGACCTCAGGCTGCTTCGTGGCCCCTGTCCGTGGAGTCTACAGCTTCCGATTCCACGTGGTAAAGGTGTACAACCGCCAAACTGTCCAG GTGAGCCTGATGCTGAATACATGGCCGGTCATCTCAGCCTTTGCCAATGACCCTGATGTGACCCGAGAGGCAGCCACGAGCTCTGTGCTGCTTCCGCTGGACCCTGGGGACCGTGTGTCCCTGCGCCTTCGTCGGGGGAATCTTCTAGGTGGCTGGAAGTACTCAAGCTTCTCTGGCTTCCTCATCTTTCCACTCTGA